From a region of the Rhipicephalus microplus isolate Deutch F79 chromosome X, USDA_Rmic, whole genome shotgun sequence genome:
- the LOC119187616 gene encoding uncharacterized protein LOC119187616 translates to MKLMLTLTVCGLAVSLATAGFLSGGGGGGFGGGGFGGGGPWRSGGGFGSFGGGGGGPWRSGGGFVGGGGGPWRSGGGFGGFGGGSGPWRSGGGGLGGFGGGLKSGFGGGGFGGGGPWSSGGGFGGGAGPWRGGGGGGFGGGGWRVGGGGFGGGGRGWW, encoded by the exons ATGAAACTTATG TTGACGCTGACCGTGTGTGGGCTCGCCGTgagcctggcgaccgccggatttctcagcggtggtggtggtgggggcttCGGTGGCGGAGGCTTTGGTGGTGGCGGACCCTGGAGAAGTGGAGGGGGCTTTGGAAgcttcggtggtggtggtggcgggccCTGGAGAAGCGGCGGAGGCTTCGTTGGAGGAGGCGGTGGCCCTTGGAGAAGTGGCGGTGGTTTCGGAGGCTTCGGTGGCGGCAGTGGACCATGGAGGAGTGGTGGTGGTGGCTTAGGAGGCTTCGGAGGAGGCCTTAAGAGTGGCTTCGGAGGCGGAGGCTTTGGAGGTGGTGGACCATGGAGCAGCGGTGGTGGTTTTGGAGGTGGTGCTGGTCCCTGGAGAGGAGGTGGCGGCGGTGGTTTTGGTGGAGGCGGATGGAGAGTCGGCGGTGGCGGCTTCGGTGGAGGTGGCCGCGGATGGTGGTAG